From the Kitasatospora viridis genome, one window contains:
- the tilS gene encoding tRNA lysidine(34) synthetase TilS, which yields MAPHPAVAAIRLAVRRALADLAAEAVASGVPAPVPAPNRQPAAVPSPATAGSPATVLIGNARRHPSGLPRTPAAADAPLVLVAVSGGADSMALASATAFEAPKLGLRVGAVTVDHGLQSGSADRARQVADRLRAFGLDPVEAVAVRVGRQGGPEAAAREARYAALDEAAERHRALAVFLGHTRDDQAETVLLGLARGSGSRSLAGMPGRKGRYLRPLLDVDRSATRQACAAQSIPVWEDPHNLDPAYTRARVRHEVLPVLEKHLGNGVVEALARTARLFRDDADALDEWAGRAEQRLYRRDPHDGRGELAVADLAELPAAVRRRVLRRIALRTGSPAGDLFARHLESVDLLVTGWRGQGPLQLPGGVEVTRRCGNLVFRRRKD from the coding sequence ATGGCCCCACACCCCGCGGTCGCGGCGATACGCCTGGCCGTCCGCCGCGCCCTCGCGGACCTGGCGGCCGAGGCCGTCGCGTCCGGCGTGCCCGCGCCCGTCCCCGCCCCCAACCGGCAGCCCGCCGCCGTGCCGTCCCCCGCCACGGCCGGCAGCCCCGCCACCGTGCTGATCGGCAACGCCCGCCGCCACCCCTCCGGCCTGCCCCGCACGCCCGCCGCCGCCGACGCCCCGCTGGTGCTGGTCGCGGTCAGCGGCGGCGCCGACTCGATGGCACTGGCCAGCGCGACCGCCTTCGAAGCCCCCAAGCTGGGCCTGCGGGTCGGCGCGGTCACCGTCGACCACGGCCTGCAGTCGGGCAGCGCCGACCGGGCCCGCCAGGTGGCCGACCGGCTGCGCGCCTTCGGGCTGGACCCGGTCGAGGCCGTCGCGGTCCGGGTGGGCCGCCAGGGCGGCCCGGAGGCCGCCGCCCGGGAGGCCCGCTACGCCGCGCTGGACGAGGCCGCCGAGCGGCACCGGGCGCTGGCCGTCTTCCTCGGCCACACCCGCGACGACCAGGCCGAGACCGTGCTGCTGGGCCTGGCCCGCGGCTCCGGCTCCCGCTCGCTGGCCGGCATGCCGGGGCGCAAGGGCCGCTACCTGCGCCCGCTGCTGGACGTGGACCGGTCCGCCACCCGGCAGGCCTGCGCCGCGCAGTCCATCCCGGTCTGGGAGGACCCGCACAACCTGGACCCGGCCTACACCCGCGCCCGGGTCCGGCACGAGGTGCTGCCGGTGCTGGAGAAGCACCTGGGCAACGGCGTGGTCGAGGCGCTGGCCCGCACCGCCCGGCTGTTCCGGGACGACGCGGACGCGCTCGACGAGTGGGCCGGCCGCGCCGAGCAGCGGCTCTACCGGCGTGATCCGCACGACGGCCGGGGCGAGCTCGCGGTGGCCGACCTGGCCGAACTGCCCGCCGCGGTGCGCCGCCGGGTGCTGCGCCGGATCGCGCTGCGCACCGGTTCCCCGGCCGGCGACCTGTTCGCCCGGCACCTCGAATCGGTGGACCTGCTGGTGACCGGATGGCGCGGTCAGGGGCCGCTCCAGCTACCCGGGGGCGTCGAGGTCACCCGTAGGTGTGGCAACCTGGTGTTTCGGCGGCGGAAAGACTGA
- a CDS encoding zinc-dependent metalloprotease, with protein sequence MTSASGGADMVDWNLAVATATRLARPGPAVSREEAAAVVAELREHARAAEGAVREYTRMVAAPAGRRSGGPDPARVLVVDRPGWVRANVAGFRTVIAPLTAKLAARRAETPGGAVLGAVGSKVTGLEVGAVLALLSGKVLGQYETFAAAEPAPSAPDSPAGLFDQPRLGRVDPDGPGGSDERTAPVTAGPGRLLLVAPNIVQVERELDVDPHDFRLWVCLHEETHRTQFSAVPWLRDHVQAEVQAFLAETDVEPVALLERLREALAPGERPASGAGGLLEVVQTPRQREVLARLTAVMSLLEGHADVVMDGVGPAVVPSVTEIREKFQSRRDRGAGRLDLMLRRLLGMDAKLRQYQDGAVFVRAVLDRIGMDGFNRVWTSPNTLPTKEEIHDPAAWVARVGRQSQPKPPDE encoded by the coding sequence ATGACGAGCGCGAGCGGCGGTGCGGACATGGTCGACTGGAATCTCGCGGTCGCGACCGCGACCAGGCTGGCCCGGCCCGGCCCGGCGGTCAGCCGGGAGGAGGCCGCGGCCGTGGTCGCCGAACTGCGCGAGCACGCGCGGGCGGCCGAGGGTGCGGTGCGCGAGTACACCAGGATGGTGGCGGCCCCCGCCGGCCGGCGGTCCGGCGGTCCGGACCCGGCCCGGGTGCTGGTGGTGGACCGGCCCGGCTGGGTGCGGGCCAACGTGGCAGGCTTCCGCACCGTGATCGCCCCGCTGACCGCCAAGCTGGCGGCCCGCCGGGCCGAGACCCCGGGCGGCGCGGTGCTCGGCGCGGTCGGCAGCAAGGTGACCGGCCTGGAGGTCGGTGCGGTGCTGGCGCTGCTCTCCGGCAAGGTGCTCGGCCAGTACGAGACCTTCGCCGCCGCCGAGCCGGCCCCGAGCGCCCCGGACAGCCCGGCCGGGCTGTTCGACCAGCCCCGGCTCGGCCGGGTCGACCCGGACGGCCCCGGGGGGTCGGACGAGCGCACCGCGCCGGTCACCGCGGGCCCGGGCCGGCTGCTGCTGGTGGCGCCCAACATCGTCCAGGTGGAGCGGGAGCTGGACGTCGATCCGCACGACTTCCGGCTCTGGGTCTGCCTGCACGAGGAGACCCACCGCACCCAGTTCAGCGCCGTCCCGTGGCTGCGCGACCACGTGCAGGCCGAGGTGCAGGCCTTCCTGGCCGAGACCGACGTGGAGCCGGTGGCCCTGCTGGAGCGGCTGCGCGAGGCGCTGGCCCCGGGGGAGCGCCCGGCGAGCGGCGCCGGCGGGCTGCTGGAGGTGGTCCAGACGCCCCGTCAGCGGGAGGTGCTGGCCCGGCTGACGGCGGTGATGTCGCTGCTGGAGGGCCACGCCGACGTGGTGATGGACGGGGTCGGGCCGGCCGTGGTGCCGAGCGTGACGGAGATCCGGGAGAAGTTCCAGAGCCGCCGCGACCGGGGCGCCGGCCGGCTGGACCTGATGCTCCGTCGGCTGCTCGGGATGGACGCCAAGCTGCGGCAGTACCAGGACGGCGCGGTCTTCGTCCGGGCGGTGCTGGACCGGATCGGGATGGACGGCTTCAACCGGGTGTGGACCTCGCCGAACACCCTGCCGACCAAGGAGGAGATCCACGACCCGGCGGCCTGGGTGGCCCGGGTCGGACGCCAGTCCCAACCGAAGCCCCCGGACGAGTGA
- the dacB gene encoding D-alanyl-D-alanine carboxypeptidase/D-alanyl-D-alanine endopeptidase, whose protein sequence is MAGTRRGLVGTGLAVATGFALLAGGTPAHPAAPEQGAAPAASAAPAVLEPALTGADGLPSTAGLQAALGQLTGDKAMATLNYAIADGTTGKLLLGSGEGSPATPASTTKLATSVAALSLLPPQTRLTTKVVKGAGADEIVLVGGGDPTLTGLNPDQIRIGGAPVDGDSAPASLPALAEQTAAALKASGLTTVHLDVDTSLYTGSPFHPFNDGTNIGPMSALMVDEGRQTATDDTDAPVRVVDPAGQAAARFTDLLGAQGIKVADKPKEAAAPAGAAPLAQVQSPTIGRLVERALTNSDNTLAEAIARQVALAAHQPVSYDGGAAAVTAELTKLGLPMQGVQLNDGSGLNVRNTIPPVFLADLLAMAAAPDHPQLRPVLTGLPIGAFTGTLAKRYLASQGSGDGAGLVRAKTGSLTGVNTLAGTVVDADGRVLVFALMSKGAPDANAARYAMDRIVTRLASCGCR, encoded by the coding sequence GTGGCAGGGACTCGGCGGGGCCTGGTCGGGACGGGGCTCGCGGTAGCGACCGGATTCGCTCTTCTGGCGGGTGGCACACCCGCGCATCCGGCGGCGCCCGAGCAGGGCGCCGCGCCCGCGGCGAGCGCCGCGCCGGCCGTGCTGGAACCAGCGCTGACCGGGGCGGACGGGCTGCCCAGCACCGCCGGACTGCAGGCCGCGCTGGGCCAGCTGACCGGCGACAAGGCGATGGCCACGCTGAACTACGCGATCGCCGACGGCACCACCGGCAAGCTGCTGCTGGGCTCCGGCGAGGGCAGTCCGGCCACCCCCGCCTCCACCACCAAGCTGGCCACCTCGGTGGCCGCGCTCAGCCTGCTCCCCCCGCAGACCCGGCTGACCACCAAGGTGGTCAAGGGCGCCGGGGCGGACGAGATCGTGCTGGTCGGCGGCGGCGACCCGACGCTGACCGGGCTGAACCCGGATCAGATCCGGATCGGCGGCGCCCCGGTGGACGGCGACTCCGCCCCCGCCTCGCTGCCCGCGCTCGCCGAGCAGACCGCCGCCGCGCTGAAGGCCTCAGGCCTGACGACGGTGCACCTGGACGTCGACACCTCGCTGTACACCGGTTCGCCGTTCCACCCGTTCAACGACGGCACCAACATCGGCCCGATGTCCGCGCTGATGGTCGACGAGGGCCGGCAGACCGCCACCGACGACACCGACGCCCCGGTCCGGGTGGTCGACCCGGCCGGCCAGGCGGCGGCCAGGTTCACCGACCTGCTGGGCGCCCAGGGCATCAAGGTGGCCGACAAGCCCAAGGAGGCCGCCGCCCCGGCCGGTGCGGCCCCGCTGGCCCAGGTGCAGTCGCCGACCATCGGCCGGCTGGTCGAGCGGGCGCTGACCAACTCGGACAACACGCTGGCCGAGGCGATCGCCCGTCAGGTCGCGCTGGCCGCGCACCAACCGGTCAGCTACGACGGCGGCGCCGCCGCGGTCACCGCCGAACTGACCAAGCTCGGCCTGCCGATGCAGGGCGTGCAGCTGAACGACGGCAGCGGGCTGAACGTCCGCAACACCATCCCGCCGGTCTTCCTGGCCGACCTGCTGGCCATGGCGGCGGCGCCGGACCACCCGCAGCTGCGCCCGGTGCTGACCGGCCTGCCGATCGGGGCCTTCACCGGCACCCTGGCCAAGCGCTACCTGGCCTCCCAGGGCTCCGGCGACGGGGCCGGCCTGGTCCGGGCCAAGACCGGCTCGCTGACCGGGGTCAACACGCTGGCCGGCACCGTGGTGGACGCCGACGGCCGGGTGCTGGTCTTCGCCCTGATGTCCAAGGGCGCGCCGGACGCCAACGCGGCCCGGTACGCGATGGACCGGATCGTCACCCGGCTCGCCTCCTGCGGCTGCCGCTGA
- a CDS encoding inorganic diphosphatase has translation MEFDVTIEIPKGSRNKYEVDHESGRLRLDRMLFTSTRYPADYGFVEGTLGEDGDPLDALVILDEPTFPGCLIKCRAIGMFKMTDEAGGDDKLLCVPATDPRWEHLRDIHHVSEFDRLEIQHFFEVYKDLEPGKSVEGAEWVGRADAEAEITASIKRLADQGDSH, from the coding sequence TTGGAGTTCGACGTCACCATCGAGATCCCGAAGGGCTCCCGCAACAAGTACGAGGTCGACCATGAGTCCGGTCGCCTCCGCCTGGACCGGATGCTCTTCACCTCGACCCGTTACCCGGCCGACTACGGCTTCGTCGAGGGCACTCTCGGCGAGGACGGCGACCCGCTGGACGCTCTTGTCATCCTGGACGAGCCGACCTTCCCCGGCTGCCTGATCAAGTGCCGCGCGATCGGCATGTTCAAGATGACCGACGAGGCGGGCGGCGACGACAAGCTGCTCTGCGTCCCGGCCACCGACCCGCGCTGGGAGCACCTGCGGGACATCCACCACGTGTCGGAGTTCGACCGCCTGGAGATCCAGCACTTCTTCGAGGTCTACAAGGACCTGGAGCCGGGCAAGTCGGTCGAGGGTGCCGAGTGGGTCGGCCGTGCCGACGCCGAGGCCGAGATCACCGCTTCGATCAAGCGGCTGGCGGACCAGGGCGACTCCCACTGA
- a CDS encoding ABC transporter substrate-binding protein encodes MDTTELAGLGLAELRTVRRDALEQEADLSYLRRLLQGRVDILRAELDRRTLELRPVPPPAETLLHRLPQILADSPSHVRQSARHVTLGTPRGEQYQEQADALMGDVRLADLAAHASAELLAALDRLTAHEREVSGRRSGLQRTADWCSAEITRRYREGEARVEDLLADRPAAD; translated from the coding sequence ATGGACACGACGGAGCTGGCCGGGCTGGGCCTTGCCGAACTGCGCACCGTGCGCAGGGACGCACTGGAGCAGGAGGCCGATCTGTCCTACCTGCGCCGGCTGCTGCAGGGGCGGGTGGACATCCTGCGGGCCGAACTGGACCGCCGGACCCTGGAACTGCGCCCGGTGCCGCCACCGGCCGAGACGCTGCTGCACCGGCTGCCGCAGATCCTCGCCGACAGTCCGTCACACGTGCGCCAGTCGGCCCGGCACGTCACGCTGGGCACGCCGCGCGGCGAGCAGTACCAGGAGCAGGCGGACGCCCTGATGGGCGACGTGCGGCTGGCCGACCTGGCCGCGCACGCCTCGGCCGAACTGCTGGCCGCGCTGGACCGGCTGACGGCGCACGAGCGGGAGGTCTCCGGCCGGCGCTCCGGGCTGCAGCGCACCGCGGACTGGTGCAGCGCCGAGATCACCCGGCGGTACCGGGAGGGCGAGGCCCGGGTGGAGGATCTGCTGGCCGACCGGCCGGCGGCCGACTGA
- the dtd gene encoding D-aminoacyl-tRNA deacylase, with translation MRAVVQRVSEASVTVAGETVGAISRPGLCVLVGVTHGDTPEQAAQLARKLWSLRLFPGETADGSAGELSCSDFDGPLLVVSQFTLYGDARKGRRPTWNAAAPGPVAEPLVDEVVARLRALGATVETGRFGADMKVALVNDGPFTVLLEV, from the coding sequence ATGCGAGCAGTGGTGCAGCGGGTGAGCGAGGCCTCCGTGACGGTGGCCGGGGAGACGGTCGGGGCGATCAGCAGGCCCGGGCTCTGCGTGCTGGTCGGGGTCACCCATGGGGACACCCCGGAGCAGGCCGCCCAACTGGCCCGCAAGCTCTGGTCGCTGCGGCTCTTCCCGGGCGAGACCGCCGATGGGAGTGCTGGGGAACTGTCCTGCTCCGACTTCGACGGGCCGCTGCTGGTGGTCAGTCAGTTCACCCTCTACGGCGACGCCCGCAAGGGCCGCCGCCCCACCTGGAACGCCGCCGCGCCCGGCCCGGTCGCCGAGCCGCTGGTGGACGAGGTGGTGGCGCGGCTGCGGGCGCTCGGCGCCACCGTGGAGACCGGCCGGTTCGGCGCGGACATGAAGGTCGCGCTGGTGAACGACGGCCCGTTCACCGTGCTGCTGGAAGTCTGA
- a CDS encoding YgfZ/GcvT domain-containing protein, translating to MKSPLLSLPGAVPAEGPDEGVAAHYGDLFREQRELAGGRAFTDLSHRGVITVTGPDRLAWLHLLVTQHVSELPAGQAAEALVLSPHGHVEHALYLVDDGTTTWAHVEPGTQAELLAYLEKMKFMYRVEVADATAEYAVLHLPAGHAAAPGAAAVRELPWGRDLFVPRAELAAVAAGLGSPAGVWAHEALRIEAHRPRLGFETDHRTIPHEVDWLRTAVHLNKGCYRGQETVARVHNLGKPPRRLVFLHLDGTEETLPPHGTELRTAADPTGRPVGFVTSSARHWELGPIALALVKRNTPVDGVLLAGTVPGTQDVVVEP from the coding sequence ATGAAGAGCCCGCTGCTGTCGCTGCCCGGAGCCGTCCCCGCCGAAGGGCCCGACGAAGGGGTCGCGGCGCACTACGGCGACCTGTTCCGGGAACAGCGCGAACTGGCCGGCGGCCGGGCCTTCACCGACCTCTCGCACCGCGGCGTGATCACCGTGACCGGCCCGGACCGGCTGGCCTGGCTGCACCTGCTGGTCACCCAGCACGTCAGCGAACTGCCCGCGGGCCAGGCCGCGGAGGCGCTGGTCCTCTCCCCGCACGGCCACGTGGAGCACGCGCTCTACCTGGTCGACGACGGCACCACCACCTGGGCGCACGTGGAGCCCGGTACCCAGGCCGAGCTGCTGGCGTACCTGGAGAAGATGAAGTTCATGTACCGGGTGGAGGTCGCCGACGCCACCGCCGAGTACGCCGTGCTGCACCTGCCGGCCGGCCACGCCGCCGCTCCCGGGGCCGCCGCGGTGCGCGAACTGCCCTGGGGCCGCGACCTCTTCGTGCCCCGCGCCGAGCTGGCCGCGGTGGCCGCCGGGCTCGGCAGCCCGGCCGGCGTCTGGGCCCACGAGGCGCTGCGGATCGAGGCGCACCGCCCCCGGCTCGGCTTCGAGACCGACCACCGCACCATCCCGCACGAGGTGGACTGGCTGCGCACCGCCGTGCACCTCAACAAGGGCTGCTACCGCGGCCAGGAGACGGTGGCCCGGGTGCACAACCTGGGCAAGCCGCCGCGCAGACTGGTCTTCCTGCACCTCGACGGCACCGAGGAGACGCTGCCGCCGCACGGCACCGAGCTGCGCACCGCCGCCGACCCCACGGGTCGCCCGGTGGGCTTCGTGACCTCCTCGGCCCGGCACTGGGAGCTGGGTCCGATCGCCCTCGCCCTGGTGAAGCGGAACACCCCGGTGGACGGCGTGCTGCTGGCCGGCACCGTGCCCGGCACCCAGGACGTCGTGGTCGAGCCCTGA
- a CDS encoding Fur family transcriptional regulator — MTDGTTDWKADLRERGYRLTPQRQLVLEAVDALDHATPEEVLAQVRRTASGVNISTVYRNLELLEELGLVSHAHLGHGAPTYHLAGRHHHLHLVCRDCGSVTETGTAIAAPLTDALREQHGFDTDLKHFAIFGRCADCTAKLEHGGS, encoded by the coding sequence GTGACCGACGGTACGACCGACTGGAAGGCCGACCTGCGCGAGCGCGGCTACCGGCTCACCCCCCAGCGCCAACTGGTGCTGGAGGCGGTGGACGCGCTCGACCACGCCACCCCGGAGGAGGTGCTGGCGCAGGTCCGGCGGACCGCCAGCGGGGTCAACATCTCCACCGTCTACCGGAACCTGGAGCTGCTGGAGGAGCTGGGCCTGGTCTCGCACGCCCACCTCGGTCACGGCGCGCCGACCTACCACCTGGCCGGGCGGCACCACCACCTGCACCTGGTCTGCCGGGACTGCGGCTCGGTCACCGAGACCGGCACCGCGATCGCCGCGCCGCTCACCGACGCGCTGCGCGAGCAGCACGGCTTCGACACCGACCTCAAGCACTTCGCCATCTTCGGCCGGTGCGCCGACTGCACCGCCAAGCTGGAGCACGGCGGGTCGTAA